From Mus musculus strain C57BL/6J chromosome 8, GRCm38.p6 C57BL/6J, a single genomic window includes:
- the Il12rb1 gene encoding interleukin-12 receptor subunit beta-1 isoform X5: MDWNVSEEAGAEVQFRRRMPTTNWTLGDCGPQVNSGSGVLGDIRGSMSESCLCPSENMAQEIQIRRRRRLSSGAPGGPWSDWSMPVCVPPEVLPQAKIKFLVEPLNQGGRRRLTMQGQSPQLAVPEGCRGRPGAQVKKHLVLVRMLSCRCQAQTSKTVPLGKKLNLSGATYDLNVLAKTRFGRSTIQKWHLPAQELTETRALNVSVGGNMTSMQWAAQAPGTTYCLEWQPWFQHRNHTHCTLIVPEEEDPAKMVTHSWSSKPTLEQEECYRITVFASKNPKNPMLWATVLSSYYFGGNASRAGTPRHVSVRNQTGDSVSVEWTASQLSTCPGVLTQYVVRCEAEDGAWESAEWLVPPTKTQVTLDGLRSRVMYKVQVRADTARLPGAWSHPQRFSFEVQISRLSIIFASLGSFASVLLVGSLGYIGLNRAAWHLCPPLPTPCGSTAVEFPGSQGKQAWQWCNPEDFPEVLYPRDALVVEMPGDRGDGTESPQAAPECALDTRRPLETQRQRQVQALSEARRLGLAREDCPRGDLAHVTLPLLLGGVTQGASVLDDLWRTHKTAEPGPPTLGQEA, translated from the exons ATGGACTGGAATGTGTCTGAAGAGGCCGGTGCTGAGGTACAGTTCAGGCGCCGTATGCCCACAACGAATTGGACCTTG GGTGACTGCGGACCTCAGGTTAACTCTGGCTCAGGTGTGCTTGGTGACATTCGTGGGAGCATGTCTG agtcctgcctctgcccttctgAGAACATGGCCCAAGAGATCCAGATACGGAGGAGGAGGCGGCTCTCCTCAGGAGCCCCTGGAGGTCCCTGGAGTGATTggagcatgcctgtgtgtgttccACCTG AAGTCCTTCCCCAGGCCAAGATTAAGTTCTTGGTGGAGCCCCTGAACCAAGGTGGAAGGAGGCGTCTAACCATGCAAGGACAG TCACCACAGCTGGCAGTCCCGGAAGGCTGCCGAGGCAGGCCTGGTGCGCAGGTGAAGAAGCACTTGGTGCTGGTGCGCATGCTGTCCTGCAGGTGCCAGGCTCAGACCTCGAAGACCGTGCCCCTGGGCAAGAAGCTGAACCTCTCCGGGGCCACCTATGACCTGAATGTGCTCGCCAAAACTCGTTTCGGTCGCAGCACCATCCAGAAGTGGCACCTTCCTGCCCAAGAGCTCACAG AGACAAGAGCCCTGAATGTCAGCGTGGGAGGCAACATGACATCCATGCAGTGGGCAGCCCAGGCTCCCGGCACCACCTACTGCCTTGAGTGGCAGCCATGGTTCCAGCACAGGAACCACACACACTGTACCCTGATTGTACCAGAAGAAGAGGATCCTGCCAAGATGG TGACACACAGCTGGAGCTCTAAACCTACCCTGGAGCAGGAGGAATGTTACCGCATCACAGTGTTCGCCTCCAAGAACCCCAAGAATCCCATGCTGTGGGCCACAGTCCTGTCCAGTTACTACTTTGGGGGTAACG CCTCGAGAGCCGGTACTCCACGACACGTGTCGGTGAGGAACCAAACCGGGGACTCGGTGTCCGTGGAGTGGACGGCGTCACAGCTGAGCACCTGCCCGGGGGTCCTGACGCAATACGTCGTGCGCTGCGAGGCTGAAGACGGCGCGTGGGAGTCAG CAGAGTGGCTCGTGCCACCCACTAAAACCCAAGTGACACTTGACGGACTGCGCAGCCGAGTAATGTACAAGGTTCAGGTGCGAGCCGACACTGCGAGGCTCCCGGGTGCCTGGAGTCATCCCCAGCGCTTTAGCTTTG AGGTGCAGATTTCCCGTTTATCCATCATTTTCGCGTCTCTGGGAAGCTTCGCCAGCGTCCTCCTCGTGGGCAGTCTCGGATACATTGGCTTAAACAG GGCCGCCTGGCACTTGTGCCCACCCCTGCCTACACCCTGTGGCAGCACTGCCGTGGAGTTCCCTGGCAGCCAGGGCAAGCAG GCTTGGCAGTGGTGCAACCCTGAGGACTTCCCGGAGGTGTTGTACCCGCGAGATGCGCTGGTGGTCGAGATGCCCGGAGACAGAGGCGACGGGACAGAGTCGCCCCAGGCCGCCCCTGAGTGCGCCCTGGACACAAGGCGGCCCTTGgagactcagaggcagaggcaggtgcaggcACTGTCAGAGGCCAGGCGCCTGGGCCTGGCTAGGGAGGACTGTCCCCGTGGTGACCTGGCCCACGTGACACTCCCGCTGCTCCTGGGAGGTGTGACCCAGGGAGCCTCTGTACTTGACGATCTTTGGAGGACCCATAAGACTGCGGAGCCGGGACCGCCCACTTTGGGGCAAGAGGCCTGA
- the Il12rb1 gene encoding interleukin-12 receptor subunit beta-1 isoform X6, with the protein MQGQSPQLAVPEGCRGRPGAQVKKHLVLVRMLSCRCQAQTSKTVPLGKKLNLSGATYDLNVLAKTRFGRSTIQKWHLPAQELTETRALNVSVGGNMTSMQWAAQAPGTTYCLEWQPWFQHRNHTHCTLIVPEEEDPAKMVTHSWSSKPTLEQEECYRITVFASKNPKNPMLWATVLSSYYFGGNASRAGTPRHVSVRNQTGDSVSVEWTASQLSTCPGVLTQYVVRCEAEDGAWESAEWLVPPTKTQVTLDGLRSRVMYKVQVRADTARLPGAWSHPQRFSFEVQISRLSIIFASLGSFASVLLVGSLGYIGLNRAAWHLCPPLPTPCGSTAVEFPGSQGKQAWQWCNPEDFPEVLYPRDALVVEMPGDRGDGTESPQAAPECALDTRRPLETQRQRQVQALSEARRLGLAREDCPRGDLAHVTLPLLLGGVTQGASVLDDLWRTHKTAEPGPPTLGQEA; encoded by the exons ATGCAAGGACAG TCACCACAGCTGGCAGTCCCGGAAGGCTGCCGAGGCAGGCCTGGTGCGCAGGTGAAGAAGCACTTGGTGCTGGTGCGCATGCTGTCCTGCAGGTGCCAGGCTCAGACCTCGAAGACCGTGCCCCTGGGCAAGAAGCTGAACCTCTCCGGGGCCACCTATGACCTGAATGTGCTCGCCAAAACTCGTTTCGGTCGCAGCACCATCCAGAAGTGGCACCTTCCTGCCCAAGAGCTCACAG AGACAAGAGCCCTGAATGTCAGCGTGGGAGGCAACATGACATCCATGCAGTGGGCAGCCCAGGCTCCCGGCACCACCTACTGCCTTGAGTGGCAGCCATGGTTCCAGCACAGGAACCACACACACTGTACCCTGATTGTACCAGAAGAAGAGGATCCTGCCAAGATGG TGACACACAGCTGGAGCTCTAAACCTACCCTGGAGCAGGAGGAATGTTACCGCATCACAGTGTTCGCCTCCAAGAACCCCAAGAATCCCATGCTGTGGGCCACAGTCCTGTCCAGTTACTACTTTGGGGGTAACG CCTCGAGAGCCGGTACTCCACGACACGTGTCGGTGAGGAACCAAACCGGGGACTCGGTGTCCGTGGAGTGGACGGCGTCACAGCTGAGCACCTGCCCGGGGGTCCTGACGCAATACGTCGTGCGCTGCGAGGCTGAAGACGGCGCGTGGGAGTCAG CAGAGTGGCTCGTGCCACCCACTAAAACCCAAGTGACACTTGACGGACTGCGCAGCCGAGTAATGTACAAGGTTCAGGTGCGAGCCGACACTGCGAGGCTCCCGGGTGCCTGGAGTCATCCCCAGCGCTTTAGCTTTG AGGTGCAGATTTCCCGTTTATCCATCATTTTCGCGTCTCTGGGAAGCTTCGCCAGCGTCCTCCTCGTGGGCAGTCTCGGATACATTGGCTTAAACAG GGCCGCCTGGCACTTGTGCCCACCCCTGCCTACACCCTGTGGCAGCACTGCCGTGGAGTTCCCTGGCAGCCAGGGCAAGCAG GCTTGGCAGTGGTGCAACCCTGAGGACTTCCCGGAGGTGTTGTACCCGCGAGATGCGCTGGTGGTCGAGATGCCCGGAGACAGAGGCGACGGGACAGAGTCGCCCCAGGCCGCCCCTGAGTGCGCCCTGGACACAAGGCGGCCCTTGgagactcagaggcagaggcaggtgcaggcACTGTCAGAGGCCAGGCGCCTGGGCCTGGCTAGGGAGGACTGTCCCCGTGGTGACCTGGCCCACGTGACACTCCCGCTGCTCCTGGGAGGTGTGACCCAGGGAGCCTCTGTACTTGACGATCTTTGGAGGACCCATAAGACTGCGGAGCCGGGACCGCCCACTTTGGGGCAAGAGGCCTGA